The Plasmodium berghei ANKA genome assembly, chromosome: 12 region AttgcaaatatatttatttatcttacaaaatatataaagaaaaaaaaatgttatacatatattatatatgatgCACTATTTGGGTGGTATTTTCATcaagaatatttaaaaaaaacttaaggtcgtattatatataatatgaatatatagtGATCCCTATAcgttttatattatataattggATGATATATAGGTTATTggatttttattaaatatattttatgagaAAAAgcgaaaaataaataagaattccaaaatgtataatacatagaattttccatttaaaaaaaactatgttactatacaaatatatgcattatatatacacgaaatatataaaattttttttatggattatattttttttaatatgcatacattttttatttatctaTTCATTTGttgaattataatttattgtattttttatcttttgtagaaattattattttttttatattttttataaaattcacAGATTtcttcaaatatatttttttacgaTTTGTTCAATTTcgaacaaaattatattatatcaaTTGTTTATATGACATTTTAAAATCGTATATGTATAGTagtatgtatattatacattatatatatatttaattagtTAATTTAAATACCTATTTGGtactttattattttcctttgtccccatttttttttttataaaatattgtaaCAATGGATATTGAAAAAAGTAAGtttgaaagaaaaaaaataatcgtatatattcttatgttatacattttgaatttaccaaatatagttttatatataataattttttaacttataaaaatacaattacATACaatctatatattttttgcataaCTCCACATTTTcctttcatttatttttcatccTTTTAGTTGAAGatcttaaaaaatttgtcGCAAGTTGTGAAGAAAACCCATCAATTCTGCTCAAACCAGAATTATCGTTTTTTAAGGATTTTATCGAAAGTTTTGgaggaaaaataaaaaaagataaaatgGGTTATGAGAAAATGAAAAGCGAAGATAGTACAGAAGAAAAATCAGATGAAGAGGAAGAAGATGAAGAGgaagaagaagaagaagaagaagatGATGATCCTGAAAAATTAGAATTAATTAAAGAAGAAGCTGTGGAATGTCCACCATTAGCTCCAATTATAGAAGGAGAATTATCAGAAGAACAAATTGAAGAAATTtgtaaattaaaagaagaaGCTGTAGATTTagttgaaaataaaaaatatgaagaagctttagaaaaatacaataaaataattagcTTTGGAAATCCATCTGCTATGATATATACTAAACGTGcttctattttattaaatttaaaaaggCCAAAAGCTTGTATACGAGATTGTACAGAAgctttaaatttaaatgttGATAGTGCtaatgcatataaaataagagCTAAAGCTTATAGATATTTAGGAAAATGGGAATTTGCTCATGCTGATATGGAACAAGGACAAAAAATCGACTATGATGAAAATCTTTGGGATATGCAAAAGTTAATacaagaaaaatataaaaaaatatatgaaaaaagacgatataaaattaataaagaagaagaaaaacAACGACTAAAAAGAGAgaaagaattaaaaaaaaaattagcagctaaaaaaaaagcagaaaaaatgtataaagaaaataataaaagagaAAACTATGATTCAGATTCATCTGACTCATCTTATAGTGAACCTGATTTTTCTGGTGATTTCCCAGGGGGTATGCCAGGAGGCATGCCCGGAATGCCTGGCGGAATGGGAGGTATGGGAGGAATGCCAGGAATGCCGGGTGGTTTTCCAGGAATGCCAGGTGGAATGCCAGGTGGAATGCCAGGTGGAATGGGAGGTATGCCAGGAATGCCGGGTGGAATGCCAGGTGGAATGGGAGGTATGCCAGGAATGCCGGGTGGAATGCCAGATTTGAATTCTCCTGAAATGAAAGAACTTTTTAACAATCctcaattttttcaaatgatGCAAAACATGATGAGCAATCCagatttaataaataaatacgCTAGCGAcccaaaatataaaaatatttttgaaaatttaaaaaa contains the following coding sequences:
- a CDS encoding Hsc70-interacting protein, putative; the encoded protein is MDIEKIEDLKKFVASCEENPSILLKPELSFFKDFIESFGGKIKKDKMGYEKMKSEDSTEEKSDEEEEDEEEEEEEEEDDDPEKLELIKEEAVECPPLAPIIEGELSEEQIEEICKLKEEAVDLVENKKYEEALEKYNKIISFGNPSAMIYTKRASILLNLKRPKACIRDCTEALNLNVDSANAYKIRAKAYRYLGKWEFAHADMEQGQKIDYDENLWDMQKLIQEKYKKIYEKRRYKINKEEEKQRLKREKELKKKLAAKKKAEKMYKENNKRENYDSDSSDSSYSEPDFSGDFPGGMPGGMPGMPGGMGGMGGMPGMPGGFPGMPGGMPGGMPGGMGGMPGMPGGMPGGMGGMPGMPGGMPDLNSPEMKELFNNPQFFQMMQNMMSNPDLINKYASDPKYKNIFENLKNSDLGGMMGGKPKP